The following DNA comes from Erigeron canadensis isolate Cc75 chromosome 3, C_canadensis_v1, whole genome shotgun sequence.
ttaaggatcatctaaaagcttgtggatttatccaagagTTTACTCCTATATAAAGGTATATTTGAAAGGAGACATCGAACCTTGTTCAACATGGTGAGATAAATGATGAATCTTAAGACTCCcccatttcattttgggattatgctccaGAGATTGTTGCATGCAATCttaatatggttccaaccaagagggttgacaagacaccgcatgaatgtggtgttaagtgcatctttgtagaaTACTCAAAGGAAACAATgagttactacttctactttcctgcCGGAAACGCTGTCAAAGTATTTTTTGATTTGCTAAGTTCCTTGAAAGGAAACTCATATCCCAAGAGGACaatgggaggattgttgaacttgatgaggctcaagaagatgtgtcaacttctgaaaagactagcaatcttcaacttgggggggggggggaatgttcaaagagatgaatctctagatgaactacaagttgaagattataatgaagcgattccaattcgtaggtcctcaaggacaatacgttcTCGTGAAAGATTAAACCTTATGGTTGAATATGAAGAACACGTattaggagatttgaatgaacctcctaatttcaaagtTGCATTATCGGATCCGGAGTccgacaaatggcttgaagctgcgaatgtggaaatgaaatccatgaaagataatcaagtatggagcttggttgatcttccaccaaatggaagaaccgttgggtgtaaatggatcttcaagaaaaagaccgacatggatggaaatgtacacacctataaagctcgtcttgtggcaaaaggttatactcaactttttagagttgattatgaggaaaccttttctctcattgcggacattagagctattaggatcatcttagacATAACAGcttactatgactttgagatatgacaaatggatgtcaaaaccgctttcttgaatggttttctagatgaGGATGTCTATATCGTACAACCataaggttttattgatccaaaacatcccaacaaagtgtgcaaacttcaaaggtccatttatggattgaagcaagcatcaaggagttggaacaAAAGGTTTAATGAAGAGATCAacaagtttggttttgttcaaaatcctgGTGAGCCATGTattcgcaaagctagtgggagtaatgttactttccttgtcttgtatgtcgatggcatattgataataggaaatcacattccaatgttgaaagaagttaaatcttatcttggaaagtgtttcgctatgaaagacttgggtgaagtggcattcatacttggaatcaagatctatagagatagaagtaaacggttgattagattaagtcaaagtgcgtatatagataagatcttgaagagattcaagatggaaaattctaagcccGGGAATTTGCcgatgcaagaaggacttaattcatctagcaagaatggtgcttctacacctgaaaaggtggagcgtatgcaaagagttccttatgTTTCGACTGTGagatctatcatgtatgcggtaagatgcactagacctgaagttGTGTTCGCTCAAAATTTTtttagccgatatcagcaaaatccagGAGTGGATCAATGAActgctgtaaagaatattcttaagtacatgcgggctactaaagaattattcttggtgtatggttgaaatcccgatcaaaactcaaatggtaatagaatttgtgatgttggatttcatgactgatgaagatgattcaaaatatcagtcgggatacatcttcattttaaatgaagacacgatggaatgctttaagctaaaaccaaaccacagttgctatgtatgtgacagagtctgagtatattgtcgtctcagagaagacgacatgaaggttgtctggattaaaaagtttatttttggattttaacatgataatcctcaaataacacatTTATGGATCTGTACTAtgataattcgggagcaattatcattgccaatgaacctgggttcaaaaaggtgccagacattacctaAGAAAATATCACTACGTTCGTAAGCAAAACGAattgcgtgaaatcaaattactcaaagttcacacatattataacttagcggatccttttacaaaggagAGCTTAATAAGCATGCTGAGGGCATGggtcttagatattgctaagttatatcatgtaaatctgttgttggtatttggataatgggatgttcaacaattgttattttaataaatagatttttatacgcggtataagttatttcattttataataaatgtatcctatatttgcatatttagatccatgaatatttaaaatattctaaatttccattgtcgattaattatatgggaatatagttaaagtaagacaattgtgagagattggtgaaaatatttaagggaatattttgaagatggtgaatTTCGTACCAAAcgcacatgatattcaaaaggaatattggacttaccccacataacgaattatcattttatggatcagcgtcattaagtgaaattcgtgaaatggttactttatttatcatttGACTTGAcgtacaagtgagttatgcatgtgtggattgcatttttaGATATAGTTCCTAATTGTCCTAAACAAGGTAGTAATAAAgagctattttcagaaatgttaagaaacgacatggccagacacttgtagtcaatataggatttgttccttcaatttgcaactgaagtatgataccatttgggccCCTAGTTGATTagttaagatgtttgtatggccatacccaaatgaactcaagaagaGGTCTTGACTAATTTCGTAATCTTTACTAATTGtagaaataaaaaacataatcattaatttatgaaatgacattgatccatattcataattaacaatggtatctgaacaaagggatattaaagactaaatcatttcaaattagCATTTTAAGaaactattcttaaatatttccgggagtattggcgtgttgctagacgctaaccaatgttattgcttttataaataacatggtcaagtgggagctgttggagtgtgatcatattaaataataaacgcatgtccggaaataatttaagcctacggggtcacacgaaatgacacggtaactctatactattagttattatattaatgtaatataataattaattgatcacgaaataattaatttaaataaattaaagagttaattgtatttaattaattaaaaagatgttTAATGTGAAATAAGGAAATCAAATTAGGGCTCTAATTTCTAATTGGGGGGCCGACAATTGTCATGGGCTTTTAGCCTTTGAGATTGCTTGGTCACCAAGTTAAAAACTCTATAAATAAAGGGCTTAGGCTtaagggttatatatatatattcacatgagaaatttctctttcttttatcTCTATTTCGACCGATTCCTTTTAAAGGATATTCGGTTTTTGTGTCGTACAAAACTCCACATGACACTTGCATATTTAATGCATGTCATTAGGTGTGATATATTTTGTTTCCAATAGAAACAAATCTTAACTGTGTATTATTCCTTTATTTTAGGAATAGATTATTATTGTTTAGGAATAGATTAACCATGTATTATTCCTCTAAATTAGGAATAGATTATCATTGTAGATCGTTTCCATTATATGTATTGTATTCTCCCTATTTAAAGGGTTTTATGCATCAATGAAAAGGGGCAGTCAAGAAGTTCATATCATAAACACTTTTATGGTATCAGAGAGCTACGGTTCtgaaaatatcttttatttatttattttttctttagatttttaattttattattattattacccaTGACGACATCTGATGAACAACCATCCTCCTCAACCAATCCAAATCATGTCTCATTACACCCTGCATATTCTGTAAACAATATTCAATCCAAAATTCGAACCCTAGATGGCACCACTGTTACATACTCTTCATAGGTAAAACTTTTCAAGTTTCAGGCCATAGCCTACCGCGTCTTGGACCATATCGACaccacaccaccaccaaaatCCAAGGATCCAGCCTATCCTGTTTGGAAAAAACTAGATGCCTTGGTCTCTCAATGGATCTATAGCACTGTTTCGGATGATCTGCTCACTCGCATTCTTGATACAGAAGCCACAGCCCATGCCACATGGCTCAAACTtgaaaagattttcttaagcaATAAACAAGCCAGAGCCGCTGCACTTGAAACTCGGTTTGTTAACCTCACCTTAGCAACCTGCGACTCAGTAGATGACTACTGCACTTGAAGGAACTCGCGAATCAATTGACTGATGTTGACCAGCCCGTCACTGACAATCGCCTAGTATTACAGCTCGCACGTGGCTTGTCACAGGAATTTGATTCAACAGCCCAGTTGATCCACTCATAAGAAGCAGACTGGGATCTCGCACAAACCATGTTAAAAGATGAGGTTATCCGCCAATCTGCATGACAACAACAGAATACTTCGGTTCTTATCGCCCACACGGctaccaacaacaacaccacctCTCAACCCACCCCCATCAACAGCAGCCAGCCTCCTAATATTAATCCCACTGGTCTGAACAATTTCAACTATTCAAATTACCGAGGTCGTAGACGGGGGCGCGACCAGAACCACCGGGGATGTGGTAACCGTGGCAGGGGATATCGTGGTCAGTTTTCACCAGGTCCTTGGGATTTTCAGAACCCAATTCTAACTGGTCAGCAGTAGTACCCACAATGGGCCTGGTGGAACACTCCACCGTGCCCATATCCAGCCCAGACCAATTAGCGACCAAACCAGAACCAAAACAGCCCTTTCGCTCAGTACACTGGTTACTCAGTCCAACCAAATTTCAGCCCAACACCAACATATCCCGTCCCACCTGCAGCTGGGTTTGATGCACTAAGCCCTTCAGAACTCAGTCAAGCTTTCAACACAATGCAACTTAACTACACAGATCCGAACTTAATCATGGACACTGGGGCTGAACGACATGTCTCCAAAAATCATGGTATGATTCGACGCCCTAATTCTTTTCCTGTTGACACTAACTTTTTAGTCGGCAATGGACATTGTTTACCAATTGAGGGTTCAGGCACCGGTTACCTTCCTATTTTTAACCGTACCTATATCCTTCCCAGCATACAATGTTTCTGTTGAATTTGATCCTTTTGGTTTCTCTTTGAAGGATCTCAAAACTAAACGACTCTTTTCGCGCCATAATAGCACGGGAGATCTTTATCCAGTCACTCCACCTATCCTTCCGCCTCAAGCTTGTTCAATCACATCTACCACTTTACCATGGCACGACCGCCTTGGGCATCCTGGCTCACAAGTTTTAGATGTTTTAAGTAgaaattttggtttttcttgtaATAAGAACATGCATTCTTCATTTTGCAATTCTTGTCATTTATCTAATAGTAAATGTTTACCCTTTTATGAATCAAATTCCTTCACTTTTTCTCCTTTTGATATTATACATTGTGACTTGTGGACATCCCCTATCCATAGCAACACCGGCTATAAATACTACATGGTATTGATTGACAACTTTTCTAATTTTGTGTGGGTGTATCCTCTAAAATTCAAATCTGAAGCATTTACTACCTTTACCAAATTCCATCGACTGATAGCCACTCAATTTAACCGTTACATAAAAACCTTTCAATGCGACTTGGGTGGCGAATTCGATAACCACGCCTTTAAACAATTTGCCCACCAACACGACCTTCTATTCTGTTTTTCCTGCCCTCAAACATCTTCCCAAAATGGCCATGCTGAACATATGATTCGTCGCCTTAATGACATCATTCGTTCACTTCTCATCCATGCACAGTTACCACCTATGTTTTGGGTTGAGGCTCTCCACACTACTGCCTACCTCCACATCATTCTTCCCACCAAACGCCTCAACTTTTTCACACCGACCTTTGCGTTGTATCTCCGTCACCCCACATACGATCACTTATGTGTGTTCGAGTGTGCTTGTTATCCAAACACTTCCTCCACACAACCCCACAAATTGCACCCACGATCGGTTCGATGCATCTTTCTAGGATACCCTCCTGACTTTAGGGGTTACCGATGCTTTGACCCTACCACCGGAAAGGTTCTCATCTCTCGTAACGTAACCTTTGATGAAAATACTTTTCCATACACCATTCCTACCTCGCCCACCACCTACACATTCCTAGATGATACCACACCACCAGGGTTTACCTTTATGCGTTCTATCTCCACTCCACTCCACCTCCTAACCACATCCCTGCTCTACTTCTCAATTACCAT
Coding sequences within:
- the LOC122591559 gene encoding uncharacterized protein LOC122591559; the protein is MTTSDEQPSSSTNPNHVSLHPAYSAIAYRVLDHIDTTPPPKSKDPAYPVWKKLDALVSQWIYSTVSDDLLTRILDTEATAHATWLKLEKIFLSNKQARAAALETRFVNLTLATCDSVDDYCT